A DNA window from Halomicrobium mukohataei DSM 12286 contains the following coding sequences:
- a CDS encoding archaea-specific SMC-related protein has translation MNSGTLTVENIGGIEHTTAEIPPGVTVLASPNASNKTSFLRSVMAALGSDQVSLKGDADEGSVSLELDGTTYERTFERTGATVRSDGTPYLDDSAVADLFAFLLKSNEARRAVQSTVDLRELIMRPVDTEAIQSEIERCQRERDHIDEQLDEIDSLKQRLPDLEEQKRELQNEVEAKRSELESLETEIEEADASVESQREERDELETALEELRDVRSTLEDVRYEIEAKRKRHSSLKEERNELETEIDELADVPEDELANIEGHVDDLRSRKQQLDAEISELQKTIQFNEKMIDEATSGSHPAVDIATDGGDGATVTDQLLDQRQETVCWTCGSEVEIDQIEDTVANLRDVRREKLDTIDDIESELDEYKRQKKSYESQQRERDQAQRRLARVENDIESTESALERLTERKDELTDEVEDLEARVEDLESGSYDEVLELHRTANDMEYELGRLETERDEVESEIADIESRVAEADDLRAQREQLQAELTDLRTRIDQIEADAVEQFNDHMEQLLGILDYDNIERIWIEIVEEEVRKGRRKTTERTFELHVIRSSDSGVAYEDTVDHLSDSEREVTGLVFALAGYLVHDVHEDVPVMIMDALEPIDSERIAALVEYFESYVDYLVVALLPEDADALEIDHHRITDIGA, from the coding sequence ATGAACTCCGGAACGCTAACCGTCGAGAATATCGGCGGCATCGAGCACACGACAGCAGAGATACCGCCCGGCGTCACCGTCCTCGCGAGCCCGAACGCCTCGAACAAGACCTCGTTTCTCCGATCGGTGATGGCCGCGCTCGGTAGCGATCAGGTCTCGCTCAAGGGCGACGCAGACGAGGGGTCGGTGAGCCTCGAACTCGACGGGACGACGTACGAACGGACGTTCGAACGAACGGGTGCGACCGTCCGCTCGGACGGCACTCCCTACCTCGACGACTCTGCCGTCGCAGATCTCTTTGCCTTCCTGTTGAAGTCCAACGAGGCCAGGCGTGCCGTCCAGTCGACCGTCGACCTGCGGGAACTCATCATGCGACCGGTCGACACCGAAGCGATCCAGTCCGAGATCGAGCGTTGTCAGCGCGAACGCGATCACATCGACGAACAACTGGACGAGATCGACTCGCTCAAGCAGCGACTTCCCGACCTCGAAGAGCAAAAGCGCGAGCTGCAAAACGAGGTCGAGGCGAAGCGTTCGGAACTGGAGTCACTCGAAACGGAGATCGAGGAGGCCGACGCTTCCGTCGAAAGCCAGCGCGAGGAACGCGACGAACTCGAAACGGCGCTGGAAGAGCTTCGAGACGTTCGCTCGACACTCGAAGACGTTCGCTACGAGATCGAGGCAAAGCGCAAGCGCCACTCCTCGCTCAAGGAGGAGCGAAACGAGCTCGAAACCGAGATCGACGAACTGGCCGACGTGCCCGAAGACGAACTGGCCAACATCGAGGGCCACGTCGACGACCTTCGCTCCCGGAAGCAGCAACTCGACGCCGAAATAAGCGAACTCCAGAAGACGATCCAGTTCAACGAGAAGATGATCGACGAGGCGACGAGCGGGAGCCACCCGGCCGTCGACATCGCGACCGACGGCGGGGACGGTGCCACCGTGACCGACCAACTACTCGATCAGCGACAGGAGACTGTCTGTTGGACCTGTGGCTCGGAGGTCGAGATCGACCAGATCGAGGACACCGTCGCCAACCTCCGTGACGTACGCCGCGAGAAGCTCGATACGATCGACGACATCGAGTCGGAACTCGACGAGTACAAGCGCCAGAAGAAGTCCTACGAGTCCCAGCAACGCGAACGCGACCAGGCACAGCGCCGCCTCGCGCGCGTAGAGAACGATATCGAGTCCACCGAGAGCGCGCTCGAACGACTGACCGAACGCAAAGACGAACTCACTGACGAGGTCGAAGACCTCGAAGCCCGCGTCGAGGACCTCGAATCCGGCAGCTACGACGAAGTCCTGGAACTCCACCGGACCGCCAACGACATGGAGTACGAACTCGGGCGACTGGAGACCGAACGCGACGAAGTCGAGAGCGAGATCGCGGACATCGAGTCCCGCGTCGCCGAGGCAGACGACCTGCGCGCACAGCGCGAGCAACTCCAGGCGGAACTGACGGACCTCCGCACTCGCATCGACCAGATCGAGGCCGACGCCGTCGAGCAGTTCAACGACCACATGGAACAGCTCCTCGGTATCCTCGACTACGACAACATCGAACGGATCTGGATCGAGATCGTCGAGGAGGAGGTTAGAAAGGGACGACGCAAGACCACCGAACGGACCTTCGAACTCCACGTCATCCGTAGCAGCGACAGCGGCGTCGCCTACGAAGACACCGTCGACCACCTCAGCGACTCCGAGCGGGAGGTGACCGGACTGGTGTTCGCTCTGGCCGGCTATCTGGTCCACGACGTTCACGAGGACGTGCCAGTGATGATCATGGACGCGCTCGAACCGATCGACTCCGAGCGCATCGCCGCACTCGTCGAGTACTTCGAATCGTACGTCGACTATCTCGTCGTCGCGCTGCTGCCCGAAGACGCCGACGCGCTGGAGATCGACCACCACCGAATCACCGATATCGGCGCGTAA
- a CDS encoding glycosyltransferase family 2 protein, whose protein sequence is MFNGHSLSVVVPAYNEESHVGEVIDTLPDCVDRAYVVDDCSTDDTWSVIQSHVPARERSRSRARADGGEAAQTVVPIRHERNRGVGGAIKTGYLAAIRDGTDIVAVMGGDGQMDPDLLPDIVAPVADGRAAYAKGNRLCSPSDRSSMPTVRQAGNRMLSALTRLASGYWGIGDPQNGYTAASTAALERSGVDEMYEFYGYCNDLLVKLNVADCRVADVPMPAEYGDETSHIDLRTYVPRVSGMLARNFFWRLRRYASDVGPAIPAAYLGGIALSVPGLAGVLFALLAGNSGLLALSSLVFLVATVALVAGVALDRRHNEELAVVVDN, encoded by the coding sequence ATGTTCAACGGACACTCTCTCAGCGTCGTCGTACCGGCATACAACGAGGAATCACACGTCGGCGAAGTCATCGACACGCTCCCGGACTGTGTCGACCGGGCGTACGTCGTCGACGACTGCTCGACCGACGACACTTGGTCGGTCATCCAGTCACACGTTCCCGCCCGCGAACGGTCTCGGTCGCGGGCACGCGCCGACGGCGGCGAGGCGGCACAGACGGTCGTCCCGATTCGCCACGAGCGAAATCGCGGGGTCGGTGGCGCGATCAAGACCGGCTACCTCGCGGCGATCCGGGACGGCACGGACATCGTCGCCGTGATGGGCGGCGACGGGCAGATGGACCCGGACCTGCTGCCCGACATCGTCGCGCCGGTGGCCGACGGCCGGGCCGCCTACGCGAAGGGGAATCGGCTGTGTTCGCCGTCGGACCGTTCGTCGATGCCGACCGTCCGTCAGGCGGGCAACCGCATGCTCTCGGCGCTGACGCGACTCGCGTCGGGGTACTGGGGGATCGGCGACCCACAGAACGGGTACACCGCCGCCTCCACGGCGGCGCTCGAACGCAGCGGGGTCGACGAGATGTACGAGTTCTACGGCTACTGCAACGATCTGCTGGTCAAGCTCAACGTCGCGGACTGCCGGGTCGCCGACGTGCCGATGCCCGCCGAGTACGGCGACGAGACCAGCCACATCGACCTCCGGACGTACGTGCCCCGCGTCTCCGGTATGCTGGCTCGGAACTTCTTCTGGCGGCTCCGCCGATACGCCAGCGACGTCGGTCCGGCGATCCCGGCTGCCTATCTCGGCGGGATCGCGCTTTCCGTCCCCGGCCTGGCGGGCGTCCTGTTCGCGTTGCTGGCGGGTAACAGCGGCTTACTCGCCCTCTCGTCGCTGGTCTTTCTCGTCGCGACCGTGGCGCTCGTGGCCGGCGTCGCGCTCGACCGCAGGCACAACGAGGAGCTGGCCGTCGTCGTCGATAACTGA
- a CDS encoding RNA-guided endonuclease InsQ/TnpB family protein, with the protein MLETTRTYVVRITNHGQVRDDLDQCGFVASKLWNVGRHYIQGRWDEDGEIPDEKELKSELKDHERYSDLHSQSSQRVLEELAEAFTGWYNSDDGNNPPGYRKRGDRHPRSTVTWKQKAIKHDDKHGQLRLSKGFNLKESRSDFILAEYETRPDVEVEHIQQVRAVWNGDEWELHLVCKKEIPIEDAPGDATAGIDLGISNYLAIDYENGPSELYPGNVLKEDKHYFTREEYQTEGENGPSKRARKARRKLSRRKDHFLHTLSKHIVEQCVEEGVGKIAVGDLSDIREGENGDSRNWGPSGNKKLHGWEFGRFARLLEYKAEEHGILVDRVDEENTSKTCSCCGQIRASNRVERGLYVCESCETTMNADVNGAVNIRRKITQSPPTGDMSNGWLAQPGVFLFDRESGRFPPREQGDCRP; encoded by the coding sequence ATGCTGGAGACGACCCGCACCTACGTCGTACGCATCACGAACCACGGTCAGGTTCGTGACGACCTTGACCAGTGCGGGTTCGTAGCATCCAAGCTGTGGAACGTCGGACGCCACTACATCCAAGGTCGGTGGGATGAGGACGGTGAAATACCCGACGAGAAAGAGCTAAAATCGGAGTTGAAAGACCACGAACGCTACAGTGACCTGCATTCTCAGTCAAGTCAGCGAGTTCTCGAAGAGCTTGCTGAGGCGTTCACCGGCTGGTACAACTCCGACGACGGCAATAACCCACCCGGCTATCGGAAACGTGGTGACCGACACCCGCGCTCCACCGTGACGTGGAAGCAGAAAGCCATCAAGCACGACGACAAGCACGGCCAGCTTCGTCTCTCGAAAGGCTTCAACCTGAAAGAGAGTCGATCTGACTTCATCCTCGCGGAATACGAAACCCGCCCTGACGTAGAAGTCGAGCACATCCAGCAGGTGCGTGCCGTCTGGAACGGCGACGAGTGGGAACTACACCTCGTCTGCAAGAAAGAAATTCCAATCGAGGACGCACCCGGCGACGCCACGGCGGGTATCGATCTCGGTATCAGCAACTACCTCGCTATCGACTATGAGAACGGCCCCTCGGAGCTGTATCCGGGGAACGTGCTGAAAGAGGACAAGCACTACTTCACCCGCGAGGAGTATCAGACCGAAGGCGAGAACGGGCCGTCGAAGCGTGCGCGGAAGGCTCGCCGGAAACTCTCCCGACGCAAAGACCACTTCCTCCACACTCTCAGCAAGCACATCGTTGAGCAGTGTGTCGAAGAAGGTGTGGGAAAGATCGCGGTTGGCGACCTCAGCGACATTCGCGAAGGCGAGAACGGTGATTCGCGGAATTGGGGTCCGTCGGGAAACAAGAAGTTGCACGGATGGGAGTTCGGCCGCTTCGCCCGTCTGCTCGAATACAAGGCCGAGGAACACGGCATCCTCGTTGATCGTGTAGACGAGGAGAACACCTCAAAGACGTGTTCGTGTTGCGGACAGATTCGTGCTAGCAACCGCGTGGAGCGTGGGCTGTACGTCTGTGAGTCGTGCGAGACGACGATGAATGCGGACGTGAACGGTGCGGTGAACATTCGGAGAAAGATAACTCAGAGTCCCCCGACGGGGGATATGAGTAACGGCTGGTTGGCACAGCCCGGAGTCTTCCTGTTCGACCGCGAGAGCGGACGGTTCCCACCGAGAGAACAGGGAGACTGTAGACCCTAA
- a CDS encoding NAD-dependent epimerase/dehydratase family protein yields the protein MSEPNLSDRSVLVTGGAGFVGGQLVQTLAPDNDVTVLDDLSTGERDRVPDDVTFVHGDVRDQRKLKQEIEAADVVFHEAAVVGVPASLRDPPRSNHVNTGATVQLLDYARQYDTRVVLASSAAIYGEPESVPIEEDHPLEPTSPYGVDKLAVDHYARVFAQQYDLPVVPLRYFNIYGPRTGPNPYSAVVDVFLEQARSGDPITVHGTGEQTRDFVHVDDVVQANLRAATTDEVGVAYNVGTGSSVSIAELAELIRTATDSDSPITHTDERPGDISDSEADISRARERLGYEPTVDLRSGIDRLVDAAAPADPPSSS from the coding sequence ATGTCTGAACCCAACCTCAGCGACAGATCGGTGCTGGTCACGGGCGGTGCCGGCTTCGTCGGCGGCCAGCTCGTCCAGACGCTCGCCCCGGACAACGACGTGACCGTCCTCGACGACCTCTCGACGGGCGAACGCGACCGCGTTCCCGACGACGTGACCTTCGTCCACGGCGACGTACGCGACCAGCGCAAGCTCAAGCAGGAGATCGAGGCGGCAGACGTCGTCTTCCACGAGGCGGCCGTCGTCGGCGTCCCGGCCTCGTTGCGAGATCCGCCCCGGAGCAACCACGTCAACACCGGCGCGACCGTCCAGTTGCTCGACTACGCTCGCCAGTACGACACGCGGGTCGTCCTCGCCTCCAGCGCCGCGATCTACGGCGAGCCCGAGTCGGTTCCCATCGAGGAGGACCACCCCCTCGAACCGACCTCACCGTACGGCGTCGACAAGCTCGCAGTCGATCACTACGCCCGCGTGTTCGCCCAGCAGTACGATCTCCCTGTCGTTCCGCTGCGGTACTTCAACATCTACGGGCCGCGGACCGGCCCCAATCCCTACAGTGCCGTGGTCGACGTCTTCCTCGAACAGGCTCGGAGCGGCGACCCGATCACGGTCCACGGGACCGGCGAGCAGACCCGTGACTTCGTCCACGTCGACGACGTGGTCCAGGCGAACCTCCGGGCCGCGACCACCGACGAGGTCGGCGTGGCCTACAACGTCGGCACCGGCTCGTCGGTCTCTATCGCGGAGCTCGCCGAGCTGATCCGGACGGCGACGGACAGCGACTCGCCGATCACACACACCGACGAGCGACCGGGCGACATCAGCGACAGCGAGGCGGACATCTCTCGCGCACGCGAACGACTCGGCTACGAGCCGACGGTCGATCTCCGTTCTGGCATCGACCGGCTCGTCGACGCGGCCGCCCCGGCGGATCCCCCCTCCTCCTCGTAG
- a CDS encoding HTH domain-containing protein, which produces MSETPYREWWSNHSERVEASDDVRVDVFVRSLGAPTPTQTTQSAVLERLDGLEERDRIDRFTVQVWGDRLYTGERCSQSPVGRYLHNKIEEFERWADGYPEVELPFEQTVCESFVTDEAFDCIKLPRICLATYVDGELAGVVPSQFEAVDMTVHSYLTGLAELASDPLAATERGEVKTAGGL; this is translated from the coding sequence ATGTCAGAGACACCGTACCGTGAGTGGTGGTCGAATCACAGCGAGCGCGTCGAAGCGAGTGACGACGTTCGCGTCGACGTGTTCGTTCGGTCGCTGGGGGCACCGACGCCCACCCAGACGACGCAGTCGGCCGTCCTCGAACGCCTCGACGGACTGGAGGAACGAGACAGGATCGATCGGTTCACCGTTCAGGTGTGGGGTGATCGTCTCTACACGGGGGAACGCTGTTCCCAGTCGCCGGTCGGGCGATACCTGCACAACAAGATCGAGGAGTTCGAACGCTGGGCAGACGGCTATCCCGAGGTCGAACTCCCCTTCGAGCAGACGGTCTGTGAATCGTTCGTCACCGACGAAGCGTTCGACTGCATCAAGCTCCCACGAATCTGTCTGGCGACGTACGTCGACGGCGAACTCGCGGGAGTCGTCCCGAGCCAGTTCGAGGCAGTCGACATGACGGTCCACTCGTATCTGACCGGACTGGCCGAACTCGCGAGCGATCCTCTGGCCGCCACAGAGCGGGGCGAAGTGAAGACTGCCGGCGGTCTCTGA
- a CDS encoding oligosaccharide flippase family protein: MDRSLTEAFSALFSAKLATSVISIVSLPIVVRELGTTGYGDYAFLISSFSLYMILVSSGVTEGVQKFVAEERADDRWHEHVVGFYLRLTLGLGAVGAVVVGAASASGLPDRLLGAPFSYYFALLAVLVVAAQLRAFTRRTLMGLGLERYSEPLRVAAKLTWVGLGLGLAALGLGVDAFLVSNIAGATLLAVVGLAVIARRLSVSAILRGPPDDFPTRELLSFNGLNIVLVLLLLSLFHVDVVMMRLLTDGGQTGQYRAALAIAEYVWFVPLSLQTLLLHSSSRLWAERRFERLTDIASRITRYVWLLVSLMAIGLFVLADAAIPLYFGPEFTDTVGPLLVLLPGTIGFALARPLYAINQGSGRLRTPIVATGGAAAINVVLNAALIPAYGMIGAAAATSVGYGSMFAFHVACARHLGYRPLADLRFPSLVGTAVVAAPVIYAVDAVLVGDYLSLAVVPVAGAVVYTIVAVAFGAVTVDELRSVTGALPAPVGPRLRALLPGSDR, translated from the coding sequence GTGGATCGGTCGCTAACCGAGGCGTTCAGCGCACTGTTCAGTGCCAAGCTGGCGACTTCGGTGATCAGTATCGTCTCCTTACCGATCGTCGTCCGGGAGCTGGGGACGACCGGGTACGGGGACTACGCCTTCCTCATCTCCTCGTTCAGCCTCTACATGATCCTCGTCAGCTCCGGTGTCACGGAGGGCGTCCAGAAGTTCGTCGCCGAGGAGCGCGCGGACGACCGCTGGCACGAACACGTCGTCGGCTTCTACCTCCGACTGACGCTCGGACTCGGGGCGGTCGGTGCGGTCGTCGTCGGCGCGGCCAGCGCGAGCGGGCTGCCGGACCGCCTGCTCGGTGCGCCGTTCTCCTACTACTTCGCGTTGCTGGCGGTGCTGGTCGTCGCCGCACAGCTCCGGGCGTTCACCCGCCGGACACTGATGGGGCTCGGTCTGGAGCGCTACTCCGAGCCTCTCCGGGTCGCGGCGAAACTCACGTGGGTCGGACTCGGACTCGGGCTGGCCGCTCTCGGACTCGGCGTCGACGCCTTCCTCGTCTCGAACATCGCTGGTGCGACGCTGCTCGCCGTCGTCGGTCTCGCGGTGATCGCCCGCCGACTGTCGGTCTCTGCCATCCTCCGTGGCCCACCAGACGACTTCCCCACTCGAGAACTGCTCTCGTTTAACGGGCTCAACATCGTCCTCGTGCTCCTCTTGCTGTCGCTGTTCCACGTCGACGTGGTGATGATGCGACTCCTGACCGACGGCGGACAGACGGGACAGTACAGAGCCGCCCTGGCGATCGCGGAGTACGTCTGGTTCGTTCCGCTCTCTCTCCAGACGCTGCTGTTGCACTCCAGTTCCCGGCTATGGGCCGAGCGTCGGTTCGAGCGCCTCACCGACATCGCCTCCCGAATTACGCGCTACGTCTGGCTGCTCGTGTCGCTGATGGCGATCGGTCTGTTCGTCCTGGCCGACGCGGCGATCCCGCTGTACTTCGGCCCCGAGTTCACCGACACCGTCGGACCACTGCTCGTCCTGTTGCCCGGGACGATCGGCTTCGCGCTGGCCCGCCCGCTGTACGCCATCAACCAGGGGAGCGGCCGCCTCCGAACACCGATCGTCGCCACAGGCGGGGCTGCCGCTATCAACGTCGTCCTCAACGCGGCACTGATCCCGGCCTACGGAATGATCGGCGCTGCGGCTGCCACCAGCGTCGGCTACGGTTCGATGTTCGCCTTCCACGTCGCCTGCGCGCGGCATCTGGGGTATCGACCGCTGGCCGATCTCCGGTTCCCGTCGCTGGTCGGGACCGCGGTCGTCGCCGCTCCCGTCATCTACGCCGTCGACGCCGTTCTCGTCGGCGACTACCTCTCTCTCGCGGTGGTCCCGGTCGCCGGTGCAGTCGTCTACACGATCGTCGCCGTGGCGTTCGGTGCGGTGACCGTCGACGAACTCCGGTCGGTCACCGGCGCGTTGCCCGCACCGGTCGGTCCTCGTCTCCGAGCGCTCTTGCCTGGGTCCGACCGCTGA
- the glmS gene encoding glutamine--fructose-6-phosphate transaminase (isomerizing), giving the protein MCGITACVGCEEAVSTLLSGLDNLEYRGYDSAGIAVPNGASLEVVKRSGEVAELARRVRRDRPGGTTGIGHTRWSTHGEPSDENAHPHTDCTGRVAVVHNGIVENYASLRDRLRASGHVLDSETDTEVVPHLVEEYLAAGATPVDALRATLGDIDGSYAIAMVVADSDRVYAARNGSPLVLGLGDDANYLASDVPAFIERTDSVVYLDDGDVVAIGPNHYEVTGADGRVRDRPVRTVEWTAEDAEKGRYDHYMHKEIHEQPRALEQTLQGRLGDGVALDDLADETLDGVERVAFVACGTSYHASLYGARLLIERGVPASAHLASEYVTAPPPARAGTIVVGVTQSGETADTLAALREAHSQDQPTLAVTNTVGSTAARECDDALFIRAGPEIGVAATKTFSSQVATLALLAEQLAAREGTGRGRPFRRALAALPDGVRTVVESDDVRSVARQFRDSDAYFFVGRGTGHPVALEGALKLKEITYEHAEGFAAGELKHGPLALVTERTPVFAIDTGHNTEKVASNAEEIRSRGGPVVAVGPADSPLGDRADAHLPVPDTDPALTGVLANVHLQLLAYHVAAELDRPIDKPRNLAKSVTVE; this is encoded by the coding sequence ATGTGTGGGATTACCGCCTGCGTGGGGTGTGAGGAGGCAGTCTCGACGCTGCTCTCGGGACTGGACAACCTCGAATACCGGGGGTACGACTCCGCCGGGATCGCCGTGCCGAACGGTGCGTCCCTGGAGGTCGTCAAGCGCTCCGGCGAGGTCGCCGAGCTGGCCCGGCGCGTCCGTCGCGACCGTCCCGGCGGCACGACCGGCATCGGCCACACGCGCTGGAGCACCCACGGTGAGCCGAGCGACGAGAACGCCCATCCACACACCGACTGCACGGGGCGGGTCGCCGTCGTCCACAACGGGATCGTCGAGAACTACGCGTCGTTGCGTGATCGACTCCGGGCGAGTGGCCACGTCCTCGACAGCGAGACAGACACCGAAGTGGTGCCACACCTCGTCGAGGAGTATCTGGCCGCGGGCGCGACGCCGGTCGACGCGCTCCGGGCGACGCTGGGCGACATCGACGGGAGCTACGCGATCGCGATGGTCGTCGCCGACAGCGACCGAGTCTACGCCGCACGGAACGGCTCGCCGCTGGTCCTGGGCCTGGGCGACGACGCGAACTACCTCGCGAGCGACGTGCCCGCGTTCATCGAGCGCACCGACAGCGTGGTCTACCTCGACGACGGCGACGTCGTCGCGATCGGACCGAATCACTACGAGGTGACCGGCGCGGACGGTCGCGTCCGCGATCGACCGGTCCGGACCGTCGAGTGGACCGCCGAGGACGCCGAGAAGGGGCGCTACGACCACTACATGCACAAGGAGATCCACGAGCAGCCACGGGCCCTGGAGCAGACCCTCCAGGGGCGACTCGGCGACGGCGTCGCGCTCGACGACCTCGCGGACGAGACCCTCGACGGCGTCGAACGCGTGGCCTTCGTCGCCTGTGGAACCTCCTACCACGCTTCGCTGTACGGGGCGCGGCTACTGATCGAGCGTGGCGTCCCCGCGAGCGCACACCTAGCCAGCGAGTACGTCACGGCACCGCCACCGGCGCGAGCGGGGACGATCGTCGTCGGCGTGACCCAGAGCGGAGAGACGGCCGACACACTGGCGGCGCTCCGGGAGGCGCACTCACAGGACCAGCCCACGCTCGCGGTCACGAACACGGTCGGTTCCACGGCCGCCAGAGAGTGCGACGACGCGCTGTTCATCCGGGCCGGTCCCGAGATCGGCGTCGCGGCCACCAAGACCTTCTCCTCGCAGGTCGCGACGCTGGCGTTGCTGGCCGAGCAACTGGCCGCTCGCGAGGGGACCGGGCGGGGCCGCCCCTTCCGACGCGCGCTCGCAGCCCTGCCCGACGGCGTCCGCACGGTCGTCGAGTCGGACGACGTTCGGTCCGTGGCTCGGCAGTTTCGAGACAGCGACGCGTACTTTTTCGTCGGTCGCGGGACCGGCCATCCGGTCGCACTGGAGGGAGCGCTCAAGCTCAAGGAGATTACCTACGAACACGCCGAGGGGTTCGCCGCTGGCGAGCTCAAACACGGTCCGCTCGCACTCGTGACCGAACGGACGCCGGTGTTCGCGATCGACACGGGCCACAACACCGAGAAGGTCGCCAGCAACGCCGAGGAGATCCGATCACGCGGCGGGCCGGTCGTCGCGGTCGGCCCGGCCGACAGCCCGCTGGGCGACCGAGCGGACGCTCACTTGCCGGTGCCCGACACCGATCCGGCACTGACGGGCGTGCTCGCGAACGTTCACCTCCAGTTGCTCGCCTATCACGTCGCCGCGGAACTCGACCGACCGATCGACAAGCCACGGAACCTCGCCAAGAGCGTGACCGTCGAGTGA
- the rdfA gene encoding rod-determining factor RdfA, protein MNRQRRSKVERLLDEYGLDGLGDELVASWTAEGDDRKSLRQLATEFNVALVDARLESEGVTHFDSDGKAIYEALANDDAETDRATIETRLEREGVDVEQLQSDFVTYQAIRSYVKDVRDAEYETPSDEEHIEKQKTTIQRLVSRATSVTEEKLTRLRDTGRISLGDFRLIIDFQVYCRDCETQKTVASLLDEGGCECESEES, encoded by the coding sequence ATGAACAGACAGCGGCGAAGCAAAGTCGAACGATTGCTGGACGAGTACGGGCTGGATGGCCTGGGAGACGAACTCGTCGCCAGCTGGACGGCCGAGGGCGACGATCGGAAGAGCCTCCGCCAGCTCGCGACCGAGTTCAACGTCGCGCTGGTCGACGCGCGACTGGAGAGTGAGGGCGTCACGCACTTCGACAGCGACGGGAAGGCGATCTACGAGGCGCTGGCGAACGACGACGCCGAGACAGACCGTGCAACCATCGAGACGCGGCTCGAACGGGAGGGCGTCGACGTCGAGCAGCTACAGAGCGACTTCGTCACGTACCAGGCGATCAGATCCTACGTCAAAGACGTCCGTGACGCGGAGTACGAGACGCCGAGCGACGAAGAACACATCGAGAAGCAAAAGACGACGATCCAGCGCCTCGTCAGTCGGGCGACATCAGTCACCGAAGAGAAGCTGACGCGGCTGCGCGACACCGGCCGGATCTCGCTGGGCGACTTCCGGCTCATCATCGACTTCCAGGTGTACTGTCGGGACTGCGAGACACAGAAGACCGTGGCGTCGTTGCTCGACGAGGGTGGTTGCGAGTGTGAGAGCGAGGAGAGCTAA
- a CDS encoding glycosyltransferase has protein sequence MSCRGQATSGHSSDTASDLSLSVVVVTYNEADRIEACLDAIFEACRRFERTEVVMVDSRSTDETIALAANYPIRVYRLPASTDRTPGAGRYVGTQVTSADPVLFVDGDMIVEPSWVAAAAARLRSEPAVAGVDGCLNDASGRTERRVDTLRGVVLYDRAILASVGGFDPHLQALEDVELGFRLRNAGYHLVRLPIVAATHPFGDGLPELRRRWRSGYYFGRGQVLRKWSRSPRMVARVCHYSRLYAVMGGWTALGIFATGSLGPVGLLAWCCVTAALVGVCLRLKGRTWVENKSISLAPVWAGALVGFLGPHPPPSSYPVGRVELIATPTGRSSGAVGGIR, from the coding sequence ATGAGCTGCCGGGGGCAGGCCACGAGCGGGCACAGCAGCGACACAGCGTCCGATCTTTCCCTCTCCGTGGTCGTCGTGACCTACAACGAGGCCGATCGTATCGAGGCGTGTCTCGATGCGATCTTCGAGGCGTGTCGCCGGTTCGAACGTACCGAAGTCGTCATGGTCGATTCGCGCTCGACCGACGAGACCATCGCGCTGGCCGCCAACTATCCGATCCGTGTCTACCGTCTCCCCGCGTCCACGGACCGCACGCCCGGTGCCGGTCGATACGTCGGGACACAGGTCACGTCGGCTGACCCCGTGCTGTTCGTCGACGGCGACATGATCGTCGAGCCCTCGTGGGTCGCGGCCGCCGCGGCGCGGCTCCGGTCCGAGCCCGCGGTCGCCGGCGTCGACGGCTGTCTCAACGACGCCTCCGGACGGACCGAACGCCGCGTCGACACGCTTCGTGGCGTCGTACTGTACGACCGGGCGATCCTGGCGTCGGTCGGCGGCTTCGACCCGCACCTGCAGGCCCTCGAAGACGTGGAGCTGGGCTTCCGCCTCAGGAACGCGGGATACCACCTGGTGCGGCTCCCGATCGTCGCCGCAACCCACCCCTTCGGCGACGGGCTACCAGAGCTGCGTCGCCGGTGGCGCAGCGGCTACTACTTCGGCCGCGGGCAGGTCCTGCGCAAGTGGTCTCGATCCCCGCGGATGGTCGCGCGCGTGTGTCACTACTCTCGACTCTACGCGGTGATGGGCGGCTGGACGGCGCTCGGAATCTTCGCAACCGGTTCGCTGGGACCGGTCGGGCTTCTGGCGTGGTGCTGCGTGACGGCGGCGCTGGTCGGCGTCTGTCTCCGACTCAAGGGGCGGACCTGGGTCGAAAACAAGTCGATATCGCTCGCTCCCGTCTGGGCGGGCGCACTCGTCGGCTTTCTCGGGCCGCACCCGCCGCCGTCTTCCTATCCGGTCGGACGGGTCGAGCTGATCGCGACGCCGACCGGGCGGAGTTCCGGAGCGGTCGGAGGGATTCGATGA